From the Rhodococcus sp. NBC_00297 genome, one window contains:
- a CDS encoding flavin-containing monooxygenase → MRSVTVVIIGSGFGGQCAAIELLRRGIDDIVVLERREFAGGTWRQNSYPGAAVDVQSPLYSIASEPYDWSQMFAVQSELEDYTRHVVDKHGLDDLTVLGAEVQRIEWVDDSWHVTTTAGDYRAQFVVNATGPLSTPVVPPFPGRESFAGAQFHTNAWDHDVPLAGARVAIVGSGASAAQIIPAVQPEVGELHVFQRSPHWVMPRPDRKFRPWERRALRVGFVRRALRAAIYWKLEARIIGFKYSKVGLWLFAERHARNLLRDQVADPDLRARLTPDYTIGCKRIILSNTLYPAISSANTTLHDRDDGIAEVTPTGITTATGREIPLDVIVWSTGYDATDGVISYPVIGRNGTALRDVWSDYPRAYLGTTVPDFPNLFIVTGPNTGIGHTSAIFVIEAQMRYIMSAIEHARRTSSRTVEVTRAAEERYTAMIHDEMTRTVWQNGGCTSWYKSASGRVIAMFPGFSFTYRRLAGSFRDDDHVLRPASTDTEAVAAS, encoded by the coding sequence ATGCGCAGCGTCACGGTCGTCATCATCGGCAGCGGGTTCGGTGGGCAGTGCGCCGCCATCGAACTGCTGCGTCGCGGCATCGACGACATCGTCGTCCTGGAACGACGCGAGTTCGCCGGCGGAACCTGGCGGCAGAACTCCTACCCCGGAGCGGCCGTCGACGTGCAGAGCCCGCTCTACTCGATCGCGTCCGAGCCGTACGACTGGTCGCAGATGTTCGCGGTGCAGAGCGAGCTCGAGGACTACACCCGCCACGTCGTGGACAAGCACGGTCTCGACGATCTCACCGTGCTCGGCGCCGAGGTGCAGCGCATCGAGTGGGTCGACGACTCCTGGCACGTCACGACCACAGCGGGTGACTATCGTGCGCAGTTCGTGGTCAACGCGACCGGGCCGCTCAGCACCCCTGTCGTTCCGCCCTTCCCGGGTCGCGAGAGTTTCGCGGGCGCCCAGTTCCACACCAACGCGTGGGACCACGACGTCCCCCTCGCCGGCGCGCGTGTCGCCATCGTCGGCAGTGGTGCGAGCGCGGCGCAGATCATCCCGGCCGTTCAGCCCGAGGTGGGCGAGCTCCACGTCTTCCAGCGGTCCCCGCACTGGGTGATGCCCCGACCCGATCGGAAGTTTCGACCCTGGGAACGCCGTGCCCTGCGGGTGGGCTTCGTGCGTCGAGCACTGCGCGCGGCCATCTACTGGAAGCTCGAGGCCCGGATCATCGGCTTCAAGTACTCGAAGGTCGGCCTCTGGCTGTTCGCCGAGCGTCACGCACGGAACCTGCTCCGCGACCAGGTGGCGGACCCCGATCTCCGGGCCAGGCTGACACCGGACTACACGATCGGGTGCAAGCGGATCATCCTGTCCAACACGCTGTATCCCGCCATCAGCTCGGCGAACACGACGCTCCACGACCGTGACGACGGCATCGCCGAAGTCACCCCCACCGGCATCACCACCGCGACGGGGCGCGAGATCCCCCTCGACGTGATCGTGTGGTCCACCGGATACGACGCCACCGACGGCGTCATCTCCTACCCGGTCATCGGCCGGAACGGCACCGCGCTCCGCGACGTGTGGTCCGACTACCCGAGGGCCTATCTGGGCACGACCGTCCCCGACTTCCCGAACCTGTTCATCGTCACCGGACCGAACACCGGGATCGGCCACACGAGCGCCATCTTCGTCATCGAGGCCCAGATGCGGTACATCATGTCGGCCATCGAGCACGCTCGGCGGACGTCGTCGCGCACGGTGGAGGTCACCCGCGCCGCCGAGGAGCGCTACACCGCGATGATCCACGACGAGATGACACGCACGGTGTGGCAGAACGGTGGCTGCACGAGCTGGTACAAGTCCGCGTCCGGACGCGTGATCGCCATGTTCCCCGGCTTCAGCTTCACCTACCGCAGACTGGCCGGCTCGTTCCGGGACGACGACCACGTCCTGCGGCCCGCGTCGACCGACACCGAGGCAGTGGCAGCGTCATGA
- a CDS encoding SDR family NAD(P)-dependent oxidoreductase, whose product MTSGTTGMFRRSPRLRLDGRVAVVTGAGGGIGSAVARELVSRGAAVALLDVAPSVDDVARALGDRAIALRVDVTSPDELSAAVATVHDRFGGIDVVHANAGISSGDTAYTVATVPDGVFERVVSVNLNGVWNTIRATLPDIVAARGHVLITSSTYAYLNGLANAPYAATKAAVEQIGRALRAELAHTGATTGVLYPGWVATPIADVAFGADDIATALVARAFPAPLLTPISPEALAAGAVNGIERRAARIQLPGRWRAYSAMRGIANPLSDLVLEKDRTIRTLVARLERREH is encoded by the coding sequence ATGACCTCCGGCACCACGGGCATGTTCCGGAGATCCCCGCGGCTCCGCCTCGACGGGCGCGTGGCCGTCGTGACGGGGGCCGGCGGCGGCATCGGATCCGCCGTCGCACGCGAACTCGTCTCCCGCGGCGCCGCGGTCGCGCTGCTCGACGTCGCTCCGTCCGTCGACGACGTCGCTCGTGCCCTGGGCGACCGGGCGATCGCCCTCCGCGTGGACGTGACGTCTCCCGACGAACTCAGTGCGGCCGTCGCCACCGTCCACGACCGGTTCGGCGGGATCGACGTGGTGCACGCCAACGCGGGCATCTCGAGCGGCGACACCGCGTACACCGTGGCGACCGTTCCCGACGGGGTCTTCGAGCGTGTCGTCTCGGTCAACCTGAACGGCGTGTGGAACACGATCCGGGCGACACTGCCGGACATCGTCGCCGCCCGCGGCCACGTGCTGATCACGTCGTCGACCTACGCCTATCTCAACGGCCTGGCGAACGCTCCGTACGCCGCGACCAAGGCCGCGGTGGAGCAGATCGGTCGCGCCCTGCGTGCCGAGCTCGCTCACACGGGCGCGACCACGGGAGTCCTGTACCCGGGGTGGGTCGCGACCCCCATCGCGGACGTGGCCTTCGGCGCCGACGACATCGCGACCGCTCTGGTGGCGCGAGCCTTCCCCGCACCCCTTCTCACGCCCATCTCCCCCGAGGCTCTCGCGGCGGGAGCGGTGAACGGTATCGAGCGACGAGCAGCACGGATCCAGCTTCCGGGACGGTGGCGGGCCTATTCGGCGATGCGCGGGATAGCGAACCCGCTGTCCGATCTCGTGCTGGAGAAGGACCGGACGATCCGGACGCTCGTCGCGCGGCTCGAACGTCGAGAGCACTGA
- a CDS encoding GGDEF domain-containing protein translates to MTLAALLRECWTAQRDTQQLRLFVESRGLARWMRGLISCLTLVVTAIAILSLGSPSGAQGLVDRAVVVVTIVGGIGWAVRWNVAHWPSFRESVVFFAYADIAIAVVCFLDSSSLAGLSGAGLLVLLGTYATFLLGPRVLLVHVLWCAFSITVLAVKVALDPEYDLTIAVAKAIMLTVVGVVVPLVIELGVHLIRVDADKSLTDPLTGLSNRRGLESRLMLLADDMRSTTTRAAAAHPVAAVIVLDLDKFKAINDELGHNVGDEVLVRVGHSLVRAAGPTAVVTRHGGEEFLVFDLYDDALAALRAARAVRDAVAERIPGPAVTASVGLAMASTTALLHDRRRLSATLTELVDRGDTAMYRAKRSGGHCVAVDGGTARGLASTG, encoded by the coding sequence ATGACGCTCGCCGCGCTGCTCCGGGAATGCTGGACCGCCCAGCGTGACACGCAGCAGTTGCGGCTGTTCGTGGAGTCGCGCGGTCTCGCGCGATGGATGCGCGGTCTGATCTCCTGCCTCACCCTCGTCGTCACGGCCATCGCGATCCTGTCGCTCGGATCGCCGTCCGGGGCGCAGGGTCTCGTCGACCGCGCGGTCGTCGTCGTGACCATCGTGGGCGGAATCGGCTGGGCCGTGCGCTGGAACGTCGCGCACTGGCCGTCCTTCCGCGAGTCCGTCGTCTTCTTCGCCTACGCCGACATCGCCATCGCCGTGGTCTGCTTCCTCGACTCGAGTTCGCTCGCGGGTCTGAGCGGCGCCGGACTCCTGGTGCTCCTCGGGACCTACGCAACCTTCCTGCTGGGGCCACGAGTGTTACTCGTGCACGTCCTGTGGTGCGCGTTCTCCATCACGGTCCTCGCCGTGAAGGTCGCGCTCGATCCCGAGTACGACCTCACCATCGCCGTCGCGAAGGCGATCATGCTGACCGTCGTCGGCGTGGTGGTCCCCCTCGTGATCGAGCTGGGTGTCCATCTCATCCGCGTCGACGCGGACAAGTCGTTGACCGATCCGCTCACAGGCCTCAGCAACCGCCGGGGGCTCGAGTCCCGACTGATGCTCCTCGCCGACGACATGCGTTCCACGACCACCCGCGCCGCCGCTGCCCACCCGGTGGCTGCCGTGATCGTGCTCGACCTCGACAAGTTCAAGGCGATCAACGACGAACTCGGGCACAACGTCGGCGACGAGGTGCTGGTGCGCGTCGGACACAGCCTGGTGCGCGCAGCGGGACCCACCGCCGTGGTCACACGCCACGGCGGCGAGGAGTTCCTCGTCTTCGATCTGTACGACGACGCGCTCGCGGCGTTGCGGGCCGCCCGCGCCGTCCGCGACGCGGTGGCGGAGAGGATCCCGGGGCCGGCGGTCACCGCCAGTGTCGGGCTCGCGATGGCGAGCACGACCGCCCTGCTGCACGATCGCCGGCGCCTGTCGGCCACTCTCACCGAACTCGTCGATCGGGGCGACACCGCGATGTACCGGGCGAAGCGATCGGGTGGGCACTGCGTCGCCGTGGACGGGGGAACGGCGCGCGGTCTCGCGTCGACCGGTTGA
- a CDS encoding TetR/AcrR family transcriptional regulator: MTDPSPARTYGGESAEERTARRRRQLLDAGRASFGSVGFRASTVRGICRDAHVADRYFYELFPTLEDLLVEVYRECIATLTRSTTAAVDDLPAGTDPLTLSRHGLDGFFRAVEDRELARIVWLEVLGVSPRVDRTYLDTMHGFGELMVGLLGRHTPNIAVGSSLDRLATAAVGGISHTAMTWLMDGYRADRTDLVHGTARFLAAVVGAAEPE, encoded by the coding sequence GTGACCGATCCATCGCCCGCACGTACCTACGGCGGGGAGAGCGCCGAGGAGCGCACGGCTCGTCGCCGGCGCCAACTGCTCGACGCGGGGCGCGCGTCCTTCGGATCGGTGGGTTTCCGAGCGTCGACGGTGCGCGGCATCTGTCGTGACGCGCATGTCGCCGATCGCTACTTCTACGAGCTGTTCCCCACTCTCGAGGACCTCCTGGTCGAGGTGTACCGCGAGTGCATCGCCACACTGACCCGATCCACCACGGCGGCGGTCGACGACCTGCCCGCCGGGACGGACCCGCTGACGCTCTCGCGTCACGGCCTCGACGGCTTCTTCCGCGCCGTGGAGGACCGTGAGCTCGCACGGATCGTGTGGCTCGAGGTGCTGGGGGTGAGCCCGCGGGTGGACCGCACGTATCTCGACACGATGCACGGATTCGGTGAGCTGATGGTGGGGCTCCTCGGCCGCCACACGCCGAACATTGCCGTCGGTAGTTCCCTCGACAGGTTGGCCACCGCCGCTGTCGGCGGCATCAGCCACACCGCCATGACCTGGCTCATGGACGGATACCGAGCGGACAGAACCGATCTCGTTCACGGGACCGCCCGGTTCCTCGCCGCGGTGGTCGGTGCGGCAGAGCCCGAGTAA
- a CDS encoding TetR/AcrR family transcriptional regulator yields MSDTPSDENGIGTEPDAVAEDARVARTRADVSRAALEVLTGEGWEAVTHAHVARVAGYSKTTLYTHWPSRSDLLTMALEAIGDMPHHDLVGDVRTDLIGELRMLRDAIATQRLDRVLMAMAQWGATVAEIGRVRRRIVDDGEKHTRQMLGAVIQGPELEAAVSMLSGSVVCPTLMYGTLPDDATIEAAVDILLRGIELRGNELRGNELRGNER; encoded by the coding sequence ATGAGTGATACCCCGTCGGACGAGAACGGAATCGGAACAGAGCCCGACGCCGTGGCAGAGGACGCCCGCGTCGCTCGCACACGCGCGGACGTCTCGCGCGCCGCGCTCGAGGTGCTGACAGGCGAGGGGTGGGAGGCGGTGACCCACGCGCACGTCGCACGGGTGGCCGGTTACTCCAAGACCACGCTGTACACGCACTGGCCGTCCCGTTCCGACCTGCTCACCATGGCTCTCGAGGCGATCGGCGACATGCCGCATCACGACCTGGTCGGCGACGTCCGCACGGACCTGATCGGTGAGCTGCGGATGCTCCGCGACGCCATCGCCACGCAGCGCCTCGATCGCGTGCTCATGGCCATGGCGCAGTGGGGGGCCACCGTCGCCGAGATCGGCCGGGTGCGCCGCCGCATCGTCGACGACGGCGAGAAGCACACTCGGCAGATGCTCGGTGCGGTGATCCAGGGCCCGGAGCTCGAGGCGGCGGTGTCCATGCTGTCCGGCTCCGTGGTCTGCCCGACGCTGATGTACGGGACGCTGCCCGACGACGCCACCATCGAGGCCGCCGTCGACATCCTCCTTCGGGGCATCGAACTTAGGGGCAACGAACTTAGGGGCAACGAACTTCGGGGCAACGAACGCTGA
- a CDS encoding HAD-IA family hydrolase, translating into MSAILFGSISTLADTSELQRRAFNEAFSSHGLDWNWSRDDYRSMLGSNGGANRIEDFAASEGVEVDASAVHATKSEIFRSLLSSAGVSPRPGVVDTIAAAKKSGAKLGFVTTTSKENVDAVLEALSPEVTRDSFDVLVDADDVEQGKPDPASYAFALDKLGEQPSACVAIEDNAGGVAAAAAADITCVAFPNENTAGSDFSSASETVESLDPARIESLVTARQ; encoded by the coding sequence ATGTCTGCCATCCTCTTCGGCTCCATCAGCACTCTCGCCGACACGTCCGAGCTCCAGCGACGCGCCTTCAACGAGGCGTTCTCCTCGCACGGGCTCGACTGGAACTGGTCACGCGACGACTACCGGTCCATGCTCGGTTCCAACGGCGGCGCGAACCGGATCGAGGACTTCGCGGCGTCCGAGGGCGTCGAGGTCGACGCCTCCGCGGTGCACGCGACCAAGTCGGAGATCTTCCGGTCCCTCCTCTCCTCGGCCGGTGTGAGCCCGCGACCCGGCGTCGTGGACACCATCGCCGCGGCGAAGAAGTCGGGCGCCAAGCTCGGCTTCGTCACGACCACGTCGAAGGAGAACGTCGACGCCGTGCTCGAGGCGCTGTCCCCCGAGGTCACTCGCGACTCCTTCGACGTCCTCGTCGACGCGGACGACGTCGAGCAGGGCAAGCCCGACCCCGCGTCCTACGCCTTCGCCCTCGACAAGCTGGGCGAACAGCCCTCCGCTTGCGTCGCGATCGAGGACAACGCCGGTGGTGTGGCCGCCGCAGCCGCAGCCGACATCACCTGCGTCGCGTTCCCGAACGAGAACACGGCCGGCAGCGACTTCTCCTCGGCATCGGAGACGGTCGAATCCCTCGACCCCGCTCGCATCGAATCTCTGGTGACGGCTCGACAGTGA
- a CDS encoding sedoheptulose 7-phosphate cyclase, producing the protein MSNLQARVTADDRTFHVEGYEKIEYDLVYVDGVFDTANTELADSYRPYGRCLMVVDDSVLALYGDAIHTYFRHHDIALTIVPVQIRETAKSIETFERIVGEFDRFGLVRTEPVLVVGGGLTTDVAGFACASYRRNTPYIRIPTTLIGLIDASVSIKVAVNYGKHKNRLGAYHASQKVLLDFSFLGTLPEDQVRNGMAELIKISVVGNLEIFEMLEKHGPELLATRFGHLDGTAELREIADRLTYKAIATMLDLEAPNLHEIDLDRVIAFGHTWSPTLELTPPAPFFHGHAINIDMALSTTLAEQRGHITADDRDRVLGVMSGIGLALDSSYLTADLLAEATSSILKTRDGILRAAVPAPIGSCEFLNDVTVDELSDTLTLHKKICLEHDRDGDGVDMFTAPQPEVAVGSSHDE; encoded by the coding sequence GTGAGCAACCTCCAGGCACGTGTCACCGCAGACGATCGCACCTTCCACGTCGAGGGATACGAGAAGATCGAGTACGACCTCGTGTACGTCGACGGCGTCTTCGACACCGCGAACACAGAGCTCGCGGACAGCTACCGGCCGTACGGCCGCTGCCTGATGGTGGTGGACGACAGCGTCCTCGCGCTGTACGGCGACGCGATCCACACCTATTTCCGCCATCACGACATCGCGCTGACCATCGTCCCGGTGCAGATCCGCGAGACGGCGAAGTCGATCGAGACCTTCGAGCGGATCGTGGGCGAGTTCGATCGCTTCGGCCTGGTGCGTACCGAGCCCGTCCTGGTCGTCGGCGGCGGACTCACGACGGACGTCGCCGGCTTCGCGTGCGCCAGCTACCGCCGGAACACGCCGTACATCCGCATCCCGACGACGCTGATCGGTCTCATCGACGCCAGCGTCAGCATCAAGGTCGCCGTCAACTACGGCAAGCACAAGAACCGTCTGGGCGCGTACCACGCCTCGCAGAAGGTGTTGCTGGACTTCAGTTTCCTGGGCACCCTGCCGGAGGACCAGGTCCGCAACGGCATGGCGGAACTCATCAAGATCTCCGTCGTGGGCAATCTCGAGATCTTCGAGATGCTCGAGAAGCACGGCCCGGAGCTGCTCGCGACGCGTTTCGGTCACCTCGACGGCACCGCGGAACTGCGCGAGATCGCCGACCGCCTCACCTACAAGGCCATCGCGACCATGCTGGACCTGGAAGCGCCCAACCTCCACGAGATCGACCTCGATCGCGTGATCGCTTTCGGCCACACCTGGAGTCCGACGCTCGAGCTCACCCCGCCCGCGCCGTTCTTCCACGGACACGCCATCAACATCGACATGGCGCTGTCCACCACCCTCGCGGAGCAGCGCGGCCACATCACGGCCGACGACCGCGACCGCGTGCTCGGCGTCATGAGCGGGATCGGGCTCGCGCTCGACAGCTCGTACCTGACGGCCGACCTGCTCGCCGAGGCCACGTCGTCCATCCTCAAGACCCGAGACGGGATTCTCCGCGCGGCGGTGCCGGCGCCCATCGGGTCCTGCGAATTCCTGAACGACGTGACCGTCGACGAGCTGTCGGACACGCTCACCCTGCACAAGAAGATCTGCCTCGAGCACGACCGCGACGGCGACGGCGTGGACATGTTCACCGCGCCGCAACCGGAGGTCGCGGTCGGTTCGTCCCACGATGAGTGA
- a CDS encoding O-methyltransferase: MSDARPVTPTTIAAAELTELCRDLDDLGVPAAVLGRARRARDVIAGLDAYLDECTTPESPALADLAARTRSAEWSGSALEQEMLSGHVEGRFLDFLVRMTRATSVLEIGMFTGYSALAMAEALPPGGSIVACELDEPVAAFARQCFDASSAGDAIEILVGPAAESLTRLADEGRRFDLVFIDADKAGYLGYLTALLDSELLTPDAVVAVDNTLLQAEPYLGTAMSDNGSAIAEFNRAVAADSRVEQVLVPLRDGLTLIRRSSAS, translated from the coding sequence ATGAGTGATGCACGGCCGGTCACACCGACCACCATCGCCGCGGCCGAGCTGACGGAGCTGTGCCGGGACCTCGACGACCTCGGGGTCCCGGCAGCCGTTCTCGGCCGCGCTCGGCGTGCGCGTGACGTGATCGCGGGCCTCGACGCGTACCTGGACGAGTGCACCACCCCGGAATCACCCGCTCTCGCGGATCTGGCCGCACGCACCCGATCCGCGGAATGGTCCGGCAGCGCGCTCGAGCAGGAGATGCTGTCCGGCCACGTCGAGGGACGTTTCCTCGACTTCCTCGTGCGGATGACCCGCGCCACGTCGGTCCTCGAGATCGGCATGTTCACGGGGTACTCCGCTCTCGCCATGGCCGAGGCACTTCCACCCGGCGGAAGCATCGTCGCCTGTGAACTGGATGAACCCGTCGCGGCGTTCGCCCGACAGTGCTTCGACGCGTCGTCGGCAGGCGACGCGATCGAGATTCTCGTCGGTCCTGCGGCGGAGTCCCTCACCCGTCTCGCCGACGAGGGACGCCGGTTCGACCTGGTGTTCATCGATGCCGACAAGGCCGGGTACCTCGGATACCTGACGGCGCTTCTCGACTCCGAGCTGCTGACGCCGGACGCCGTGGTCGCCGTCGACAACACACTCCTGCAGGCCGAGCCGTACCTCGGTACGGCCATGTCGGACAACGGTTCCGCCATCGCGGAGTTCAATCGCGCCGTGGCGGCGGACTCCCGCGTCGAGCAGGTCCTGGTCCCGCTGCGGGACGGACTGACGCTCATCCGTCGATCGAGCGCGTCGTGA
- a CDS encoding ATP-grasp enzyme, whose translation MTSVGRSVAVLAGSLVTAPLDLVPVLAALARPRTAPGSPAAQRRTVVINGGKMTKALQLARSFHGAGHRVVLVESAKYRYTAHRFSRAVDVFHTVPEASEPGYARAIADIVLSERADVFVPVSSPASSVPDAEVGRLLDGRCDVVHVDSATVRMLDDKVQFSKVAESLGLRVPESHLVTDRRQVEDFDFPDGRTYILKRIAYNPVGRMDLTPLTGRDRAANAAFVSGLDISDEDPWIMQEFVTGQEYCTHSTVRNGRVQVYGCCESSAFQINYAMVDKPEIRSWVEHFVGELGLTGQVSFDFIEAADGHAYAIECNPRTHSAITMFHDHPDVAAAYLDDGHPVITPLPSARPTYWIYHEIWRLLTQPGRLARARTIATGKDAVFTRWDPLPYFMLHHLHMPSLIWANLRAGRSWSRIDFNIGKLVEAGGD comes from the coding sequence GTGACGAGCGTCGGCCGGTCCGTGGCGGTCCTCGCCGGCTCGCTCGTCACCGCCCCGCTCGACCTCGTGCCCGTCCTGGCGGCGCTCGCCCGACCGCGCACGGCACCCGGTTCGCCTGCCGCACAGCGTAGGACGGTCGTGATCAACGGCGGCAAGATGACCAAGGCGCTGCAACTCGCGAGATCGTTCCACGGCGCCGGCCACCGGGTGGTACTGGTCGAATCGGCCAAGTACCGGTACACCGCGCATCGGTTCTCCCGAGCGGTGGACGTGTTCCACACCGTCCCCGAGGCGTCGGAACCCGGATATGCGCGCGCGATCGCCGACATCGTGCTGAGCGAGAGAGCGGACGTGTTCGTGCCGGTGTCGAGTCCGGCGTCCAGCGTGCCGGACGCCGAGGTCGGTCGTCTGCTCGACGGGCGGTGCGACGTCGTCCACGTCGACTCGGCCACCGTGCGCATGCTCGACGACAAGGTGCAGTTCTCGAAGGTCGCGGAGTCGCTCGGTCTGCGCGTGCCGGAATCACACCTCGTCACCGACCGTCGGCAGGTCGAGGACTTCGACTTCCCCGACGGCCGTACCTACATCCTCAAGCGCATCGCGTACAACCCGGTGGGTCGTATGGACCTCACGCCGTTGACGGGACGGGACCGCGCGGCGAATGCCGCGTTCGTCTCCGGGCTCGACATCTCGGACGAGGATCCGTGGATCATGCAGGAGTTCGTCACCGGTCAGGAGTACTGCACCCACTCGACTGTCCGCAACGGGCGCGTGCAGGTGTACGGGTGCTGCGAGTCGTCGGCGTTCCAGATCAACTACGCCATGGTGGACAAGCCCGAGATCCGGTCGTGGGTGGAGCATTTCGTCGGCGAGCTCGGGCTCACGGGCCAGGTGTCCTTCGACTTCATCGAGGCGGCGGACGGCCACGCCTACGCCATCGAGTGCAATCCGCGAACGCATTCGGCCATCACCATGTTCCACGATCACCCGGACGTGGCGGCTGCGTACCTCGACGACGGGCACCCCGTCATCACGCCGCTCCCGTCCGCCCGGCCGACCTACTGGATCTACCACGAGATCTGGCGGCTGCTCACCCAGCCTGGCCGCCTCGCCCGCGCACGCACCATCGCCACCGGGAAGGACGCGGTGTTCACGCGGTGGGATCCGTTGCCCTACTTCATGCTTCACCACCTCCACATGCCGTCGCTGATCTGGGCGAACCTTCGCGCCGGTCGCTCGTGGAGCCGCATCGACTTCAACATCGGCAAACTCGTGGAGGCCGGCGGTGACTGA
- a CDS encoding ATP-binding protein, with the protein MTDDTAFVHPTARVTVLHLAGSAEDEFHSDLSRVYASDALSALADPARYEFHVALVSPDRTWRFPVDLTDDAVAGAPPLSLADALRHIEALGVDVVVPQMFCLPGMTSYRALVDVVGLALLGNTADVMALAADKALTRAVVAAAGVPVPEGHVVVVPPDAPRSGTRSPVPLPVVVKPVDSDNSVGVSLARTPDEYTDALADAARFSRRVLVERYVELGREVRCGIVVVDGEPVCLPLEEYAVDADDRPIRTREDKLSRDEDGALYLVAKNATKAWIVPEDDPTTERIHAVALECHRALGCRHYSLFDFRVDPDGRPWFLEAGLYCSYARGSVVAVMAAAAGISLEDLFAAGLRELSIEGAR; encoded by the coding sequence GTGACTGACGACACGGCTTTCGTCCACCCGACCGCACGGGTGACCGTGCTGCACCTCGCGGGGTCCGCCGAGGACGAGTTCCATTCGGACCTGTCGCGGGTGTACGCCTCGGACGCGCTGTCCGCGCTCGCCGATCCCGCACGGTACGAGTTCCACGTCGCACTGGTCTCGCCCGACCGCACGTGGCGCTTCCCGGTCGATCTCACCGACGACGCGGTGGCGGGGGCTCCGCCTCTGTCGCTCGCGGACGCGCTGCGTCACATCGAGGCTCTGGGTGTCGACGTCGTCGTGCCGCAGATGTTCTGCCTGCCCGGCATGACGTCCTACCGGGCGCTGGTCGACGTCGTGGGTCTCGCTCTGCTGGGCAACACCGCCGACGTGATGGCACTCGCGGCGGACAAGGCGCTGACCCGAGCGGTGGTCGCTGCGGCGGGCGTTCCGGTGCCGGAGGGCCACGTCGTCGTCGTGCCCCCGGACGCACCACGGTCAGGCACGCGGTCGCCCGTCCCGTTACCGGTGGTCGTCAAGCCGGTGGACTCCGACAACTCGGTGGGGGTGTCGCTCGCGCGCACTCCTGACGAGTACACCGACGCGCTCGCGGACGCTGCGCGGTTCTCCCGCCGGGTGCTGGTGGAGCGCTACGTCGAGTTGGGACGTGAGGTGCGCTGCGGCATCGTCGTGGTGGACGGTGAACCGGTGTGCCTGCCGCTCGAGGAGTACGCCGTGGACGCGGACGATCGTCCGATCCGCACACGCGAGGACAAGTTGTCCCGCGACGAGGACGGGGCGCTGTACCTGGTGGCCAAGAACGCCACGAAGGCGTGGATCGTCCCCGAGGACGATCCGACCACCGAGCGGATCCACGCGGTGGCCCTCGAGTGCCACCGAGCGCTGGGGTGTCGGCACTACAGCCTCTTCGACTTCCGGGTGGACCCCGACGGTCGACCGTGGTTTCTCGAGGCAGGCCTGTACTGCTCCTACGCGCGGGGCAGCGTGGTCGCGGTGATGGCTGCGGCCGCGGGAATCAGTCTCGAGGACCTGTTCGCCGCAGGACTGCGCGAACTCTCGATCGAAGGAGCACGATGA
- a CDS encoding TauD/TfdA dioxygenase family protein, with translation MMRHTTLEPVGAHVEDVRVEDLDAAGIDETRRLAADHGVVVFRGQSLDDDRFTEFLRAFGDLVFTEGETPVSGHPDLNVISNVGRTTTPRSTFHVDTSYVAHPPAYTSLRAVTVPSEGGQTVFSNQYRAWDTLPDDLRDELVDRTLTHVVTGLDLADDAESSAVHPLVTTHPISGRRSLYLSTPARCASISGMSPDETAETVRFLYDHSTAEDNVHRHTWQPGDVVLWDNRCVMHRADHSGVVGDRVMHRGMATDGRARS, from the coding sequence ATGATGCGACACACCACCCTCGAACCCGTCGGCGCACACGTCGAGGACGTCCGGGTGGAGGACCTCGACGCGGCGGGAATCGACGAGACACGCCGCCTCGCAGCAGATCACGGCGTCGTCGTCTTCCGGGGGCAGTCGCTCGACGACGACCGTTTCACCGAGTTCCTCCGTGCGTTCGGCGACCTCGTGTTCACCGAGGGCGAGACACCGGTCTCCGGACACCCGGATCTCAACGTCATCAGCAATGTCGGCCGGACGACGACGCCGCGCTCCACCTTCCACGTGGACACGAGCTACGTGGCACACCCACCGGCGTACACCTCGCTCCGTGCGGTCACCGTGCCGTCGGAGGGAGGACAGACCGTCTTCAGCAACCAGTACCGCGCGTGGGACACACTGCCCGACGACCTTCGCGACGAGCTCGTCGACCGCACGCTCACGCACGTCGTGACCGGTCTCGATCTCGCCGACGATGCCGAGTCGTCCGCAGTGCATCCGCTCGTGACGACCCATCCGATCAGCGGACGGCGCTCGCTCTACCTGTCGACTCCCGCGCGATGCGCGTCGATCAGCGGAATGTCGCCCGACGAGACCGCCGAGACCGTCCGGTTCCTCTACGACCACTCCACCGCCGAGGACAACGTGCACCGGCACACGTGGCAGCCGGGCGACGTCGTCTTGTGGGACAACCGGTGCGTCATGCACCGGGCCGACCACAGCGGAGTGGTGGGCGACCGGGTGATGCACCGCGGGATGGCAACCGACGGTCGCGCTCGCTCCTGA